A portion of the Lolium rigidum isolate FL_2022 chromosome 1, APGP_CSIRO_Lrig_0.1, whole genome shotgun sequence genome contains these proteins:
- the LOC124684667 gene encoding uncharacterized protein LOC124684667: MSLSASKKASSLVVATSMAAVEALKDQAGLCRWDYALRSLYQRGRRAVPVSLSSSTSQAASNGAAVAGVARAARPGRSEEEKLRKAYHIVCWGPN; the protein is encoded by the coding sequence ATGAGCTTGTCTGCGAGCAAGAAGGCGTCGTCGCTGGTGGTGGCGACGAGCATGGCGGCCGTGGAGGCGCTCAAGGACCAGGCGGGGCTGTGCCGCTGGGACTACGCGCTCCGATCGCTCTACCAGCGCGGCCGCCGCGCCGTCCCcgtctccctctcttcttccaCCTCCCAGGCGGCGAGCAACGGAGCAGCCGTCGCCGGCGTCGCCAGGGCTGCGCGGCCCGGGCGGTCCGAGGAGGAGAAGCTGCGCAAGGCGTATCACATCGTCTGCTGGGGGCCCAACTGA
- the LOC124684668 gene encoding uncharacterized protein LOC124684668: MCDGQGCRRESTVRASLRGGGGKLGERRQPAAACASQHGATTTADKTQPARLASTMLKAEPEREREVPRRMTAGAQAEAAGIDKREMLLHLLLWGPN; encoded by the coding sequence ATGTGCGACGGGCAGGGCTGCAGGCGCGAGTCCACCGTCCGCGCCtcgctgcgcggcggcggcggcaagctgGGTGAGCGGCGGCAGCCAGCAGCCGCGTGCGCCAGCCAGCATGGAGCAACGACGACGGCTGACAAGACCCAGCCGGCGAGACTAGCAAGCACGATGTTGAAGGCGGAGCCGGAGAGGGAGCGGGAGGTGCCACGGCGGATGACCGCCGGAGCTCAGGCGGAGGCCGCCGGGATCGACAAGAGGGAGATGCTCCTGCACCTGCTCCTCTGGGGCCCGAACTGA